In Amaranthus tricolor cultivar Red isolate AtriRed21 chromosome 3, ASM2621246v1, whole genome shotgun sequence, a single window of DNA contains:
- the LOC130808247 gene encoding probable O-methyltransferase 3, giving the protein MDLPTFTINEDNAKELLEAQRNIWKHGKPISLNELATSLPIHPNNIPSLNRLMRILESSNFSKKLLEDGGYGCDLTLSSQLLLKNHPHTRVQFALTLLEQMVTDPSHHLTSWFQNGAESSFHVLNGMSFWEHMSHDSKFIQCFNEAMECDSRFVKSLLVNNKSFKGMFEGIETLVDVGGGNGTTVKAITEA; this is encoded by the coding sequence ATGGATTTACCTACCTTTACAATTAATGAAGATAATGCAAAAGAGCTATTAGAAGCACAACGTAACATATGGAAACATGGCAAACCCATTTCTTTAAATGAACTAGCCACTTCTCTTCCAATTCACCCCAATAACATTCCATCCCTTAATCGTCTAATGCGTATTCTAGAATCTTCTAACTTCTCCAAGAAACTTCTAGAAGATGGAGGATATGGGTGTGATCTTACATTGAGCTCCCAACTCCTGCTGAAAAACCACCCACATACTCGAGTACAATTTGCTCTTACACTGCTTGAGCAAATGGTAACTGATCCATCTCATCATCTTACAAGCTGGTTCCAAAATGGTGCAGAATCCTCCTTCCATGTTTTAAATGGAATGAGTTTCTGGGAGCATATGAGCCATGATTCTAAGTTTATTCAGTGTTTTAATGAAGCCATGGAATGTGATTCGAGATTCGTAAAAAGCTTGTTGGTGAATAACAAGAGTTTTAAGGGCATGTTTGAGGGTATTGAAACGTTAGTGGATGTAGGGGGTGGTAACGGGACTACTGTTAAGGCCATTACTGAGGCTTAA